One part of the Arabidopsis thaliana chromosome 4, partial sequence genome encodes these proteins:
- a CDS encoding Bax inhibitor-1 family protein (Bax inhibitor-1 family protein; CONTAINS InterPro DOMAIN/s: Inhibitor of apoptosis-promoting Bax1 related (InterPro:IPR006214); BEST Arabidopsis thaliana protein match is: Bax inhibitor-1 family protein (TAIR:AT1G03070.2); Has 4979 Blast hits to 4979 proteins in 1483 species: Archae - 0; Bacteria - 2865; Metazoa - 731; Fungi - 138; Plants - 184; Viruses - 85; Other Eukaryotes - 976 (source: NCBI BLink).) — protein sequence MAKSDIETGGGNELYPGMKESSELRWAFIRKLYSILSLQLLVTVGVSAVVYFVRPIPEFITETHRGLAVFFVILLLPLLLLWPLLAFEKKHPINCIVLSIFTLSISFSVGICCSLSQGRIVLEAAILTAVMVFGLTIYTFWAVKRGHDFSFLGPFLFGALLIILVFTLLQIFHPLGKLSSMIFSGIASIVFCGYIIFDTNQLIKKLNYDEYITAAIRLYLDVMNLFLSLLGIISN from the exons CTCGGAGCTTCGTTGGGCTTTCATAAGAAAACTTTACAGCATTTTGTCTCTTCAGTTGCTTGTCACCGTCGGAGTCTCCGCCGTTGTTTACTTCGTCCGTCCGATCCCCGAGTTCATCACCGAGACTCACCGTGGCCTTGCCGTCTTTTTCGTCATCCTCCTCCTTCCTCTCCTCC TGTTGTGGCCTCTGTTGGCTTTTGAGAAGAAGCATCCGATAAACTGCATTGTCCTGTCCATCTTCACTCTCTCCATTTCCTTCTCTGTGGGGATTTGCTGCTCTCTCTCCCAAG GGAGGATTGTTCTGGAGGCTGCAATTCTCACAGCTGTGATGGTCTTTGGTCTAACGATCTACACCTTCTGGGCAGTGAAGAGAGGACATGATTTCTCCTTCCTTGGACCATTCCTCTTTGGTGCTCTCCTCATTATCCTTGTCTTCACCCTTTTGCAG ATATTCCACCCTCTGGGGAAGCTATCATCGATGATATTCAGCGGAATAGCTTCAATAGTGTTCTGCGGATACATCATCTTCGACACCAATCAGCTGATCAAGAAACTCAACTACGACGAATATATCACTGCAGCGATTCGTCTATACCTCGACGTTATGAATCTCTTCCTCAGTCTCCTCGGCATTATAAGCAACTGA
- a CDS encoding auxin canalization protein (DUF828) (FUNCTIONS IN: phosphoinositide binding; INVOLVED IN: signal transduction; EXPRESSED IN: cultured cell; CONTAINS InterPro DOMAIN/s: Pleckstrin-like, plant (InterPro:IPR013666), Protein of unknown function DUF828 (InterPro:IPR008546); BEST Arabidopsis thaliana protein match is: Plant protein of unknown function (DUF828) with plant pleckstrin homology-like region (TAIR:AT3G22810.1); Has 30201 Blast hits to 17322 proteins in 780 species: Archae - 12; Bacteria - 1396; Metazoa - 17338; Fungi - 3422; Plants - 5037; Viruses - 0; Other Eukaryotes - 2996 (source: NCBI BLink).): protein MEKLMVPTWRPDPVYRPPETPLEPMEFLARSWSVSALEVSKALTPPNPQILLSKTEEEEEEEPISSVVDGDGDTEDTGLVTGNPFSFACSETSQMVMDRILSHSQEVSPRTSGRLSHSSGPLNGSLTDSPPVSPPESDDIKQFCRANKNSLNSVNSQFRSTAATPGPITATATQSKTVGRWLKDRREKKKEETRAHNAQIHAAVSVAGVAAAVAAIAAATAASSSCGKDEQMAKTDMAVASAATLVAAQCVEAAEVMGAEREYLASVVSSAVNVRSAGDIMTLTAGAATALRGVQTLKARAMKEVWNIASVIPMDKGLTSTGGSSNNVNGSNGSSSSSHSGELVQQENFLGTCSREWLARGCELLKRTRKGDLHWKIVSVYINKMNQVMLKMKSRHVGGTFTKKKKNIVLDVIKNVPAWPGRHLLEGGDDLRYFGLKTVMRGDVEFEVKSQREYEMWTQGVSRLLVLAAERKFRM, encoded by the exons atgGAAAAACTCATGGTTCCGACATGGAGACCCGACCCGGTTTACCGTCCACCGGAAACACCACTCGAACCGATGGAGTTTTTAGCTCGTTCATGGAGCGTCTCTGCTCTCGAAGTCTCCAAGGCTCTAACACCACCCAACCCTCAGATTCTCCTCTCCaaaaccgaagaagaagaagaagaagaacccatCTCCTCTGTCGTAGACGGCGACGGCGACACGGAAGACACCGGACTTGTCACCGGAAACCCATTCTCCTTCGCTTGTTCAGAAACTTCTCAAATGGTCATGGATCGTATCTTGTCTCACTCT CAAGAAGTATCACCAAGAACATCTGGTCGGCTATCTCACAGTAGTGGTCCACTTAATGGTTCTTTGACCGACAGTCCTCCTGTGTCTCCTCCCGAATCCGACGACATTAAG CAATTTTGCAGAGCGAACAAAAATTCATTGAACAGTGTAAATTCTCAGTTCCGTTCAACGGCGGCAACTCCGGGACCTATAACCGCTACAGCTACACAGTCCAAGACGGTGGGACGGTGGCTTAAGGACcggagagagaaaaagaaagaggagacTCGGGCTCATAACGCTCAGATTCACGCTGCTGTCTCTGTCGCCGGCGTTGCTGCAGCTGTTGCTGCTATTGCAGCAGCCACCGCTGCGTCTTCTAGCTGTGGTAAGGATGAGCAGATGGCTAAAACTGACATGGCCGTTGCTTCTGCTGCGACCCTTGTGGCTGCTCAGTGTGTGGAAGCTGCTGAAGTTATGGGAGCTGAGAGAGAGTATTTGGCTTCTGTTGTTAGCTCCGCCGTCAATGTTCGTTCTGCCGGAGATATTATGACTCTCACCGCCGGAGCAGCTACAG CTTTAAGAGGAGTGCAAACATTGAAGGCAAGGGCAATGAAGGAAGTGTGGAACATAGCATCAGTGATACCAATGGATAAAGGACTCACTTCTACAGGAGGAAGCAGCAATAATGTTAATGGTAGCAATGGAAGCTCAAGCAGTAGTCACAGTGGTGAACTTGTACAACAGGAGAATTTCTTGGGAACTTGTAGTAGAGAATGGCTCGCTAGAGGTTGTGAACTCCTCAAACGCACTCGCAAAG GTGATCTCCACTGGAAGATAGTATCTGTTTACATCAACAAAATGAATCAG GttatgttgaagatgaagagcaGGCATGTTGGAGGAACCTTcaccaagaagaaaaaga ACATTGTGCTTGATGTGATCAAGAATGTCCCGGCCTGGCCTGGACGACATTTGCTAGAGGGAGGAGATGATCTAAGATACTTCGGTTTGAAGACGGTTATGCGAGGTGATGTTGAATTCGAGGTCAAGAGCCAAAGGGAATATGAAATGTGGACACAAGGTGTCTCAAggcttcttgttcttgctgCTGAGAGGAAGTTTAGGATGTGA
- a CDS encoding auxin canalization protein (DUF828) (FUNCTIONS IN: phosphoinositide binding; INVOLVED IN: signal transduction; EXPRESSED IN: cultured cell; CONTAINS InterPro DOMAIN/s: Pleckstrin-like, plant (InterPro:IPR013666), Protein of unknown function DUF828 (InterPro:IPR008546); BEST Arabidopsis thaliana protein match is: Plant protein of unknown function (DUF828) with plant pleckstrin homology-like region (TAIR:AT3G22810.1); Has 35333 Blast hits to 34131 proteins in 2444 species: Archae - 798; Bacteria - 22429; Metazoa - 974; Fungi - 991; Plants - 531; Viruses - 0; Other Eukaryotes - 9610 (source: NCBI BLink).), whose protein sequence is MQQFCRANKNSLNSVNSQFRSTAATPGPITATATQSKTVGRWLKDRREKKKEETRAHNAQIHAAVSVAGVAAAVAAIAAATAASSSCGKDEQMAKTDMAVASAATLVAAQCVEAAEVMGAEREYLASVVSSAVNVRSAGDIMTLTAGAATALRGVQTLKARAMKEVWNIASVIPMDKGLTSTGGSSNNVNGSNGSSSSSHSGELVQQENFLGTCSREWLARGCELLKRTRKGDLHWKIVSVYINKMNQVMLKMKSRHVGGTFTKKKKNIVLDVIKNVPAWPGRHLLEGGDDLRYFGLKTVMRGDVEFEVKSQREYEMWTQGVSRLLVLAAERKFRM, encoded by the exons aTGCAGCAATTTTGCAGAGCGAACAAAAATTCATTGAACAGTGTAAATTCTCAGTTCCGTTCAACGGCGGCAACTCCGGGACCTATAACCGCTACAGCTACACAGTCCAAGACGGTGGGACGGTGGCTTAAGGACcggagagagaaaaagaaagaggagacTCGGGCTCATAACGCTCAGATTCACGCTGCTGTCTCTGTCGCCGGCGTTGCTGCAGCTGTTGCTGCTATTGCAGCAGCCACCGCTGCGTCTTCTAGCTGTGGTAAGGATGAGCAGATGGCTAAAACTGACATGGCCGTTGCTTCTGCTGCGACCCTTGTGGCTGCTCAGTGTGTGGAAGCTGCTGAAGTTATGGGAGCTGAGAGAGAGTATTTGGCTTCTGTTGTTAGCTCCGCCGTCAATGTTCGTTCTGCCGGAGATATTATGACTCTCACCGCCGGAGCAGCTACAG CTTTAAGAGGAGTGCAAACATTGAAGGCAAGGGCAATGAAGGAAGTGTGGAACATAGCATCAGTGATACCAATGGATAAAGGACTCACTTCTACAGGAGGAAGCAGCAATAATGTTAATGGTAGCAATGGAAGCTCAAGCAGTAGTCACAGTGGTGAACTTGTACAACAGGAGAATTTCTTGGGAACTTGTAGTAGAGAATGGCTCGCTAGAGGTTGTGAACTCCTCAAACGCACTCGCAAAG GTGATCTCCACTGGAAGATAGTATCTGTTTACATCAACAAAATGAATCAG GttatgttgaagatgaagagcaGGCATGTTGGAGGAACCTTcaccaagaagaaaaaga ACATTGTGCTTGATGTGATCAAGAATGTCCCGGCCTGGCCTGGACGACATTTGCTAGAGGGAGGAGATGATCTAAGATACTTCGGTTTGAAGACGGTTATGCGAGGTGATGTTGAATTCGAGGTCAAGAGCCAAAGGGAATATGAAATGTGGACACAAGGTGTCTCAAggcttcttgttcttgctgCTGAGAGGAAGTTTAGGATGTGA
- a CDS encoding auxin canalization protein (DUF828), translating to MEKLMVPTWRPDPVYRPPETPLEPMEFLARSWSVSALEVSKALTPPNPQILLSKTEEEEEEEPISSVVDGDGDTEDTGLVTGNPFSFACSETSQMVMDRILSHSQEVSPRTSGRLSHSSGPLNGSLTDSPPVSPPESDDIKQFCRANKNSLNSVNSQFRSTAATPGPITATATQSKTVGRWLKDRREKKKEETRAHNAQIHAAVSVAGVAAAVAAIAAATAASSSCGKDEQMAKTDMAVASAATLVAAQCVEAAEVMGAEREYLASVVSSAVNVRSAGDIMTLTAGAATALRGVQTLKARAMKEVWNIASVIPMDKGLTSTGGSSNNVNGSNGSSSSSHSGELVQQENFLGTCSREWLARGCELLKRTRKGDLHWKIVSVYINKMNQVMLKMKSRHVGGTFTKKKKSK from the exons atgGAAAAACTCATGGTTCCGACATGGAGACCCGACCCGGTTTACCGTCCACCGGAAACACCACTCGAACCGATGGAGTTTTTAGCTCGTTCATGGAGCGTCTCTGCTCTCGAAGTCTCCAAGGCTCTAACACCACCCAACCCTCAGATTCTCCTCTCCaaaaccgaagaagaagaagaagaagaacccatCTCCTCTGTCGTAGACGGCGACGGCGACACGGAAGACACCGGACTTGTCACCGGAAACCCATTCTCCTTCGCTTGTTCAGAAACTTCTCAAATGGTCATGGATCGTATCTTGTCTCACTCT CAAGAAGTATCACCAAGAACATCTGGTCGGCTATCTCACAGTAGTGGTCCACTTAATGGTTCTTTGACCGACAGTCCTCCTGTGTCTCCTCCCGAATCCGACGACATTAAG CAATTTTGCAGAGCGAACAAAAATTCATTGAACAGTGTAAATTCTCAGTTCCGTTCAACGGCGGCAACTCCGGGACCTATAACCGCTACAGCTACACAGTCCAAGACGGTGGGACGGTGGCTTAAGGACcggagagagaaaaagaaagaggagacTCGGGCTCATAACGCTCAGATTCACGCTGCTGTCTCTGTCGCCGGCGTTGCTGCAGCTGTTGCTGCTATTGCAGCAGCCACCGCTGCGTCTTCTAGCTGTGGTAAGGATGAGCAGATGGCTAAAACTGACATGGCCGTTGCTTCTGCTGCGACCCTTGTGGCTGCTCAGTGTGTGGAAGCTGCTGAAGTTATGGGAGCTGAGAGAGAGTATTTGGCTTCTGTTGTTAGCTCCGCCGTCAATGTTCGTTCTGCCGGAGATATTATGACTCTCACCGCCGGAGCAGCTACAG CTTTAAGAGGAGTGCAAACATTGAAGGCAAGGGCAATGAAGGAAGTGTGGAACATAGCATCAGTGATACCAATGGATAAAGGACTCACTTCTACAGGAGGAAGCAGCAATAATGTTAATGGTAGCAATGGAAGCTCAAGCAGTAGTCACAGTGGTGAACTTGTACAACAGGAGAATTTCTTGGGAACTTGTAGTAGAGAATGGCTCGCTAGAGGTTGTGAACTCCTCAAACGCACTCGCAAAG GTGATCTCCACTGGAAGATAGTATCTGTTTACATCAACAAAATGAATCAG GttatgttgaagatgaagagcaGGCATGTTGGAGGAACCTTcaccaagaagaaaaagagtaagTGA